In the Microcaecilia unicolor chromosome 10, aMicUni1.1, whole genome shotgun sequence genome, one interval contains:
- the MIOX gene encoding LOW QUALITY PROTEIN: inositol oxygenase (The sequence of the model RefSeq protein was modified relative to this genomic sequence to represent the inferred CDS: inserted 1 base in 1 codon; deleted 1 base in 1 codon): protein MKIQMDVDPSLVYRPDIKSEEMREKLEYRNYTSGPLLDRVFSTYSLMHTHQTLDFVRRKNATWESCSFKKMTIMEVLDWLDDLVDESDPDVDFPNSYHAYQTAEGIRKEHPDKGWFQLVGLLHDIGKILALAGEPQWCVVGDTFPVGCRHQDSIVFRDSTFHNNPDTTHPIYSSHYGIYEPHCGLENVLMSWGHDEYMYXVMKFNNFTLPEEAFYMIRFHSFYPWHTGGDYMHLCNTKDLQMLPWVKEFNKFDLYTKSEDLPDVDSLQPYYQSLIDQYCPGTLCW, encoded by the exons atgaagATACAAATG GATGTGGATCCTTCCCTGGTGTACCGCCCAGATATCAAATCCGAGGAAATGAGAGAGAAATTGGAGTACAGAAATTACACT AGTGGGCCTCTGCTGGACCGAGTGTTTAGCACGTATTCACTAATGCACACCCATCAGACATTGGACTTTGTCCGGCGAAAG AATGCAACATGGGAATCCTGCAGTTTCAAGAAAATGACCATTATGGAAGTACTGGATTGGCTAGATGACTTAGTGGATGAGTCAGACCCAGATGTGGACTTTCCAAACTCTTACCATGCATATCAGACGGCAGAGGGCATCCGGAAGGAGCATCCAGACAAAG GCTGGTTCCAGCTTGTTGGCTTGCTGCATGACATAGGCAAGATCCTGGCGCTGGCTGGAGAGCCTCAG TGGTGTGTTGTGGGAGACACCTTCCCAGTGGGTTGCCGGCACCAAGATTCAATTGTCTTCCGAGACTCAACATTCCATAATAACCCAGACACAACACAC CCCATATACAG CTCTCACTATGGGATTTATGAGCCACACTGTGGTCTGGAAAATGTTCTCATGTCCTGGGGCCACGATG AATATATGT AAGTAATGAAGTTTAACAACTTTACACTCCCTGAAGAG GCTTTCTACATGATTCGTTTCCACTCCTTCTACCCCTGGCACACAGGTGGGGATTATATGCACCTATGCAACACCAAGGACCTGCAGATGCTGCCTTGGGTCAAGGAATTCAA taaattTGATCTGTACACCAAATCCGAAGACCTGCCCGATGTGGACAGTCTTCAGCCTTACTACCAGTCTCTCATCGACCAGTACTGCCCAGGCACTCTGTGCTGGTGA